The following nucleotide sequence is from Bdellovibrionota bacterium.
CCGTCGGCTCCCCCATCTTTACACTCACGTCATGGATGTGCCTCAACACAACGAGCGATTTTCGGAGATAACCGGGAGCGGAGGTATCGCCGAAAAGAATATCGACGATCGATCGTTTCAGTCGATCGGGGCGCCTCCCCCAGATAAAGTTCACGGGGACGAGGGCGATGTTTATCTTCCCTTTTCGTTCGGCTCGAATCAGTTCCTCCCACACCAAAACGTGCCATCGGAGCGGACGATGAAAAAAGCCCGGCTGATTCAGAAAGAGCTGAATCGGACGTTTCGCGGCCAGGGTTTCTACGGCCTCGCGGCACTCCTCCCGGGCCCGCAGGGAAGGCTTTCGGAAGCGGCTCTTGATCCACATCCAAGAGAAAGGACTGTTTTCCCGTGGAGGCCGGCACAAGAGATGAGGAACGCCATTGGCAAATTGGGGTTCGGGGAGATGATTTCGAACGGTCAATGTTCGAAGAAGAAGGTGGTCAAAGATGCTGGCGCTCGGCATGACATAGACGACCGTGCGAGCCTGTGCGGCTCTTTGAACCGCCTGAATCGACTTCAAGTCGATCGAAATATGAGAGATGAGACGCCCCAGAAGTCGGGTCAGAAAAGAGCGGTCCGGGGGAGGGGGGGATACGTCTTGATTTTCCAAGGATTGCATTTCGGGTAGGCTGAGTTGACGGTCCCCGCTGGTTGTCGGGGCATGCATAAGAAGGCGAGGATTCTATCTCAATAAGGACAAAAGGAAAGCTGGCCCCTCCGCTTCGGAAAGGGGACCGGTTACGCCTGATCGCGCCGGCGAGCCCCTTCGATCGGGTCCGATTTAAGGAAGCGGTGAGGTGGCTCGAGAAACGAGGTTATCGCGTCACGTACGATTCGGGCATTTTTTCAAGCGAAGGGTACCTCGCGGGATCCGACGAGCGGCGGCGTTCCGAATTTTTGCGGGCGTGGAAAGATCCTCATTCTCGGGCGATTCTGACCGCACGAGGGGGATACGGATCGATTCGTTTGTTGCCGCTGAGTTTGCCGAAGAAAAGCCGGCCGAAGATTTTCATGGGACTCAGTGATCTAACGGTGCTCCTGAACCATGTTTCAAAGAGTACGGGAATGGTCACCGTCCACGGTCCCGTTTTGGCGGGAGAAATGTTTCGAAAATTATCTGAGAATTTGCGCGACAAGCTTTACCGAAAACTGGAGTCCGGCGAGCCGACCGTACTTTCAGCACCCCGAGACTTTCGGATTTTTCGATCGGGGCACGCGCGGGGGCGCATTTGGGGCGGCAATTTGTCCACCATACAGTCCACCCTTTCCACCCCCTTTGAGATTCCCTTTAAGGGGGCCTTTCTCTTCCTGGAAGAGGTGTGCGAGCCGGAGTATCGAATCGACCGTATGTGCGCACAACTTGCTTTGTCGGGGGCCTTTAAGCGAATCCACGCCCTGCTCCTCGGCCAGTTTACCGACCTGCGAAACCAGCCCCATTCTCGTCGCTGGATCGAATCTCTCGTCCGGCGGTACCTACCCGGCCGAAGAATTCCGATTCTGACGGGAATCCAAGCCGGTCACGGCCGAAACGAAGTTCTTTTCCCGATCGGCGGCACGGCTCGGATCGAACATAACGGCCGAAGGCTTTGGCTTTCGCCGTTGGTCGGAAAGAATCGATGAGCGAAAGCTGGGCTCCGGTCAAACGATTGCTTGAAGACGGCTTCGTCAAGGGGGTTTATCCGGGCGCTGCAGCGGGGATTCTGGTCGAATCGCGTCCTCCGAAAATATTCGTCGCGGGTACGACGGCAAGAGGCGCGAACGGTGCCTCGGTAACCGCAGAGACGGTTTTTGATCTTGCATCGTTGACGAAGGTCCTTTGCACGACTTCCGTGGCGGCGCGTCTACTCGATCGCGGCGAGATCGAGCTGGATGCGATCGTAGCGGAAACACTGTCGGATCTGCCGTGGCATCCTGAATTCCAGGAGGTCACGGTGCGGGATCTACTGGCCCATCAAGCTGGATTTGCGGCGTGGGTCGACTTTTCAAAGAAGATCGATCTTCAAAAAGCCCCACCCGGCTCCGAGGCCGCGAGGAGTTTTATCTTGGAGTCGATCGCTTCATCCGCTCCCGAATATTCCCTTCGAGGCGCAACATTATATAGTGACCTCGGTTTCATCCTCTTGGGGGAGTGGCTTGAGCGAACAACGGGAACCGTCCTTTGGAGTCTCTTCGAGCGGGAGGTCAAAAAACCGCTCGGAACCCAGGGGTTTACGGCATCTCCACTGCGGGATCGAGTTTCTTTGTCCGCCTTGGCGGCTACGGAGGACATCCCCTGGAGAAACGGCGTGGTTCAGGGAAATGTGCATGACAACAACGCCTATCTCCTCGGCGGTTTTGCCGGGCATGCCGGATTATTCGGGACGGTGAGAGATTGCATGGGAGTGGGGGCGACTTGGCGGGA
It contains:
- a CDS encoding serine hydrolase domain-containing protein; the encoded protein is MSESWAPVKRLLEDGFVKGVYPGAAAGILVESRPPKIFVAGTTARGANGASVTAETVFDLASLTKVLCTTSVAARLLDRGEIELDAIVAETLSDLPWHPEFQEVTVRDLLAHQAGFAAWVDFSKKIDLQKAPPGSEAARSFILESIASSAPEYSLRGATLYSDLGFILLGEWLERTTGTVLWSLFEREVKKPLGTQGFTASPLRDRVSLSALAATEDIPWRNGVVQGNVHDNNAYLLGGFAGHAGLFGTVRDCMGVGATWRDACLADKPYLSKKTARLFSSRQITPKGDSRALGWDIPAEKGSSAGTRVSDQAIGHLGYTGTSIWIDIERRAVVALLTNRIHPDAKNEKIKLFRPQFHDLIWETLDR
- a CDS encoding LD-carboxypeptidase encodes the protein MAPASPFDRVRFKEAVRWLEKRGYRVTYDSGIFSSEGYLAGSDERRRSEFLRAWKDPHSRAILTARGGYGSIRLLPLSLPKKSRPKIFMGLSDLTVLLNHVSKSTGMVTVHGPVLAGEMFRKLSENLRDKLYRKLESGEPTVLSAPRDFRIFRSGHARGRIWGGNLSTIQSTLSTPFEIPFKGAFLFLEEVCEPEYRIDRMCAQLALSGAFKRIHALLLGQFTDLRNQPHSRRWIESLVRRYLPGRRIPILTGIQAGHGRNEVLFPIGGTARIEHNGRRLWLSPLVGKNR